A window of the Bdellovibrio sp. ZAP7 genome harbors these coding sequences:
- a CDS encoding carbon-nitrogen hydrolase family protein, with translation MDLFDSSSKRLTEQQKLWIFSKIREFFKTDLYLSHIEKDFLLSPLATALYKSNTAAELIALLSDHDNSTGISIIRKIKGGGALTYDYPALSFQVQCLMYLWPKVDDLYREGLYAKTKALRHNFGHKPNLSYNPADLVGASGDIHINSFLKEPFQDQYNGFQQEVITSATNIVQKGATALLIQSDIESFFHKLSLKDLRYFLKDILKIDIYDPYLRTLQEKFGFQSLPIGWIFSGFIADMFLEGLQREFQIRIQKDFQVDLKKNLRKYLNQNVPSGRATDELEEKIRNSLQNSKIKFSESFNYVDDVIFVLKYINFDEEKDDFYLEAFHSVVGSSILSCANKIINDYYGFLGSLRLYTLEEHKAKIMFFDKSNISALKTNFQKMIARGTYSKEEPNLWAKLDDFLLPMDNDLSISERNQFFAHINNIKKLLIEGDRITTDDRNDVFQKIILKLEKDGARYIYSVFSLIEAFMTSDPEGRDYYLERITVIVHLFIGREYPLDIWLKLFKGYFFLYSRHGYPTDIKFFQHFTTFYLNRKSFIDRTHIIADDLDLLEAVHATYLLKTRIALGSKVDRREEIDSKQGYGKLSRYFEYIQKNKYDLSRHELIHSFDVYSFSHIVKKLAKTSEQWNLKYYRIVIRNIRNRLGPQEADFFFRLTIFEVSPHSTEKEVDEFVTYLRKGEFLKKSLIEDFRKLNRYADSINKKMGNSYISRLKYFKSQLENESIEFIPNLLGSSSWDNPKAVAFLLSCIDQNHSIDVKRRFIFTLSTYFSSRLIDYMVMPKSNKRSGLFVIKALALMSKWNVRDDGQYIDEVKLKRQLYRILSKELNFYGRAGQLNRFRSEGVINIDFDSILKEFSHGLPAEAKNSITVTVAPINYEWHSTFDDVNGMRFKTDKSVQEQLDYKIQAAISEARKQKANFIIIPELTLPRKYLDQYLRQCADADVILIAGLEYEHFRNNRMINSTIISFPIDRKKNPLTKNYLAFEQIKHFPAAKEKSSLVDNGFSYYPGKNLFLFSSETISNFAVLTCSDFLSLRLRLKLQERIQLLFVPAQNPDGTSYDHIAESSIRDLHCYTVICNNQTLGGSFIYGPMYERRDRISLKVEGKIIPEFATVSIFPQVLISSQNSDSQIPFRKSDHKKIKGKKFENIQLHDLKQTPPDWGYPKERQKRSKVLPKK, from the coding sequence ATGGATCTATTTGATAGTAGCAGCAAACGCCTAACCGAACAGCAGAAACTTTGGATTTTCTCAAAAATTCGCGAGTTCTTTAAGACAGATCTCTATCTTTCCCATATTGAAAAAGACTTTCTTCTATCGCCTCTGGCGACCGCACTATACAAGTCAAATACAGCAGCGGAACTAATTGCGTTGCTAAGCGACCATGATAATTCCACTGGAATTTCAATAATTCGAAAGATTAAAGGAGGAGGAGCTTTAACCTATGACTACCCAGCTCTATCCTTCCAAGTCCAATGCTTAATGTACCTATGGCCAAAAGTTGATGACCTTTACAGAGAGGGTCTTTATGCTAAAACGAAGGCTCTTCGGCATAACTTCGGACATAAGCCAAATCTCTCCTACAATCCCGCTGACTTAGTCGGCGCGTCCGGAGATATTCATATTAATAGTTTTTTAAAAGAACCATTTCAAGATCAATACAATGGCTTTCAACAAGAAGTAATAACAAGTGCTACTAACATTGTTCAGAAAGGTGCAACCGCATTACTAATTCAATCTGATATCGAATCGTTCTTTCACAAACTCAGTTTGAAAGACTTAAGATATTTTTTAAAAGACATATTAAAAATTGATATCTACGACCCTTATCTTAGGACACTTCAGGAAAAATTTGGATTTCAATCTCTTCCGATCGGTTGGATTTTTAGCGGCTTCATCGCAGATATGTTTCTAGAAGGATTACAAAGAGAATTTCAAATCAGGATTCAAAAAGATTTTCAGGTAGATCTGAAAAAAAACTTAAGAAAATACCTCAATCAAAATGTTCCTTCGGGTCGCGCCACGGACGAGCTCGAAGAAAAAATTAGAAACTCTTTGCAAAATTCTAAAATTAAATTTTCAGAAAGCTTCAATTACGTCGACGATGTGATCTTCGTTCTTAAATACATAAACTTCGATGAAGAGAAGGATGATTTCTATTTAGAAGCATTTCACTCCGTAGTTGGGTCTTCAATTTTAAGTTGTGCCAATAAAATTATTAATGACTACTACGGATTTTTAGGCAGCTTGAGATTATACACCTTAGAAGAACATAAAGCCAAAATTATGTTTTTCGATAAGTCCAACATTTCTGCGCTGAAAACAAATTTTCAAAAAATGATCGCAAGAGGTACATACTCAAAAGAAGAGCCTAATTTATGGGCCAAACTGGATGATTTCCTATTACCCATGGACAATGACCTCTCTATTAGTGAAAGAAATCAGTTCTTTGCTCATATCAATAACATTAAAAAGCTCCTTATAGAAGGTGATCGAATCACCACTGACGACAGAAATGACGTCTTTCAAAAAATTATTCTGAAACTAGAAAAGGATGGTGCCCGGTATATTTATTCGGTTTTCAGTTTAATTGAAGCATTTATGACTTCAGATCCCGAGGGGCGAGATTACTACCTCGAACGCATCACCGTGATAGTTCATCTCTTCATCGGAAGAGAATATCCACTAGATATATGGTTAAAGCTATTTAAGGGTTACTTCTTCCTATATTCACGTCATGGCTATCCGACAGACATAAAATTCTTTCAACACTTCACAACGTTCTATCTAAATAGAAAATCTTTTATAGATCGCACACATATTATTGCCGATGATCTCGATCTCCTGGAGGCCGTGCACGCGACGTACCTGTTAAAAACAAGGATAGCCTTAGGATCTAAGGTTGATCGTCGCGAAGAAATTGATTCCAAGCAGGGGTACGGCAAACTATCGAGATACTTTGAATACATACAAAAGAATAAATATGATTTGAGTCGACACGAGCTTATTCATTCTTTTGACGTATATTCATTCTCTCATATTGTAAAAAAATTGGCCAAAACCAGCGAACAATGGAATCTGAAATACTACCGAATCGTTATACGAAATATAAGAAATCGCCTAGGCCCTCAAGAGGCGGACTTTTTCTTTCGACTTACAATTTTTGAAGTCTCACCTCATTCCACTGAAAAGGAAGTTGATGAATTCGTCACCTATTTAAGAAAAGGTGAGTTTCTAAAGAAGTCACTAATTGAAGACTTCCGAAAGCTAAATCGCTATGCCGATTCAATAAATAAAAAAATGGGCAACTCGTATATATCTCGTCTAAAATATTTTAAGTCACAGCTTGAAAACGAGAGTATTGAATTCATACCAAATCTACTCGGCAGCTCAAGTTGGGACAATCCAAAAGCCGTCGCATTCTTATTGTCGTGCATTGACCAGAACCATTCAATTGACGTAAAACGGCGTTTTATTTTCACCTTATCTACCTATTTTTCATCACGACTCATCGATTATATGGTGATGCCAAAAAGTAATAAAAGATCCGGCTTATTCGTAATAAAAGCACTGGCACTAATGAGCAAATGGAACGTAAGAGATGATGGACAATACATTGACGAGGTAAAACTAAAAAGACAACTCTATCGAATTTTATCAAAGGAGCTCAACTTTTACGGAAGAGCTGGACAACTTAATCGCTTCAGGAGCGAAGGAGTTATAAATATTGATTTTGATTCGATCCTTAAAGAGTTTTCTCACGGATTGCCCGCTGAAGCCAAAAATAGCATCACTGTTACTGTCGCTCCAATAAATTACGAATGGCATTCTACCTTTGACGACGTCAATGGCATGAGATTTAAGACCGACAAATCAGTACAAGAACAACTGGACTACAAAATTCAGGCGGCGATTTCAGAGGCGCGAAAACAAAAAGCCAACTTTATTATAATACCGGAGCTAACCTTACCGCGGAAATATTTAGATCAATATTTGAGACAATGTGCAGATGCCGATGTCATTTTGATAGCTGGACTAGAGTATGAACATTTTCGCAATAATAGAATGATCAATTCGACTATCATTTCCTTTCCCATAGATAGAAAGAAAAACCCTCTTACCAAGAACTATCTTGCTTTCGAGCAAATTAAGCATTTTCCAGCAGCAAAGGAAAAGTCCAGTTTGGTTGACAACGGATTTTCGTATTACCCGGGAAAGAATCTTTTCCTATTTTCGTCTGAGACGATTAGCAACTTTGCGGTTTTAACTTGTTCTGATTTTCTATCACTTCGCCTTAGACTAAAGCTGCAGGAACGCATTCAGTTGCTATTTGTGCCTGCGCAGAATCCCGATGGCACTAGTTATGATCATATCGCTGAATCATCAATTCGAGACCTCCATTGTTACACAGTGATTTGCAACAATCAGACTCTCGGGGGGAGCTTTATTTATGGACCGATGTATGAACGAAGAGATCGTATTTCATTAAAGGTTGAAGGTAAGATTATTCCGGAATTTGCTACGGTTTCTATTTTCCCTCAAGTTCTTATCAGCTCTCAGAATAGCGACAGCCAGATTCCATTTCGAAAAAGTGATCACAAGAAGATCAAAGGTAAAAAATTTGAAAATATCCAATTGCACGATCTAAAACAAACACCGCCAGACTGGGGATATCCCAAAGAACGTCAGAAAAGATCGAAAGTTCTCCCGAAAAAATAG
- a CDS encoding TIGR02147 family protein, giving the protein MQHNQPEFGKGKEISTTSLVPPVLSDYMNYREYLADYYQYKRKASKGSLRQYNYAVFSAAANIKSPNYLKMIIEGKRNLSEDMIGKFGKALGFNKEQTEEFRLLVNFTQATDPADRNIFLKKMSEHRVGVKLKTGEIDRKSFEKVPNWVAWIVYAMVDQEGVSFDTASLKALLRGKASEDEIENSLAALIASGELRRDEKTGEIKKARSLTESPEDIPVALVRKLQSQLMYLGLESIYQDQPTDREFGTLTMSLTKSEFEEIKFKLRQMRKGLNKDNSIARMKSKGERVYQLNIQLFPVTNAVNGVGVNTHAHSHIVQSALDVHLAESVMEAAAPSAEAVAKAEAVLAQASEAAVAATTAKVQAPPIVAPVVPAAAAPAKPDANKAPSNVSSLASAAASAAELFR; this is encoded by the coding sequence ATGCAACACAATCAACCTGAGTTCGGCAAAGGCAAAGAAATTTCAACAACTTCGCTGGTTCCGCCAGTATTGTCTGATTACATGAACTACCGCGAATATTTAGCGGACTATTATCAGTACAAACGCAAAGCTTCAAAGGGCTCTTTGCGCCAATATAACTACGCAGTTTTCTCGGCAGCAGCGAATATCAAATCACCAAATTATTTGAAAATGATCATCGAAGGAAAGCGCAACCTTTCCGAAGACATGATCGGTAAATTTGGTAAAGCGTTGGGCTTTAATAAGGAACAAACTGAAGAGTTCCGTTTGCTGGTGAACTTCACTCAAGCAACAGATCCTGCAGATCGTAATATCTTCCTGAAAAAAATGTCTGAGCACCGTGTAGGTGTGAAACTTAAAACAGGGGAGATCGATCGTAAGTCCTTCGAAAAAGTTCCGAACTGGGTTGCCTGGATCGTTTACGCGATGGTGGATCAAGAAGGTGTTTCATTCGACACAGCTTCATTGAAAGCACTTCTTCGTGGCAAAGCTTCTGAAGATGAAATCGAAAACTCTTTGGCAGCCTTGATCGCATCTGGTGAACTTCGTCGCGACGAAAAAACGGGCGAGATCAAAAAAGCTCGCTCCCTGACTGAGTCCCCTGAAGACATTCCAGTGGCGTTGGTTCGTAAGCTGCAATCGCAATTGATGTACTTGGGTCTTGAATCTATTTATCAAGATCAACCGACAGACCGCGAATTCGGAACGCTGACGATGTCGTTGACGAAATCAGAGTTTGAAGAAATCAAATTCAAACTTCGTCAGATGAGAAAAGGTTTGAACAAAGACAACTCGATCGCTCGTATGAAATCAAAAGGCGAAAGAGTGTACCAATTAAACATTCAATTGTTCCCGGTCACGAATGCGGTGAATGGCGTTGGTGTTAATACTCACGCGCATTCACACATTGTTCAAAGCGCTTTGGACGTGCACTTGGCTGAATCTGTGATGGAAGCTGCGGCTCCGTCGGCAGAGGCGGTGGCGAAAGCGGAAGCGGTTCTTGCGCAGGCATCTGAGGCAGCGGTGGCTGCAACGACAGCGAAGGTTCAAGCTCCACCGATTGTTGCTCCTGTAGTTCCAGCGGCGGCAGCACCTGCTAAACCTGATGCGAACAAAGCACCTTCGAATGTAAGTTCTTTGGCTTCAGCGGCAGCATCAGCGGCGGAACTTTTCCGCTAA
- a CDS encoding phosphatase PAP2 family protein, with the protein MGGLILAAAAAFLFDQKLAVLFGTPWAHQFWRPLAREVTNIGLSEHYFIIAIGSWIICAFIAPRIERLKKYSAKIDYLRRWGLNLLVALLVSGALTHIIKFCVGRQRPHKSPTGDPFVFDHFTTHWHWHSFSSGHSQVMFTAAVLFTLAFPKGKWLWLTIAVLACATRIMIQDHFLSDTIFGACVGYMGSLLALKWMRKSKNAIV; encoded by the coding sequence GTGGGAGGCCTGATTTTAGCGGCAGCCGCTGCATTCTTATTCGATCAAAAGCTTGCTGTGCTGTTTGGGACTCCCTGGGCGCATCAATTCTGGAGACCGCTTGCTCGTGAAGTTACGAATATTGGTCTTTCAGAGCACTACTTTATCATCGCTATTGGCTCGTGGATTATTTGTGCTTTTATCGCTCCAAGAATCGAAAGGCTTAAAAAGTACTCAGCCAAGATCGATTATCTGCGCCGCTGGGGTTTGAACTTGTTGGTAGCTCTTCTGGTTTCTGGTGCACTCACTCACATTATTAAATTCTGCGTGGGCCGACAACGTCCTCATAAAAGTCCGACTGGTGATCCGTTTGTATTTGATCACTTTACTACTCACTGGCACTGGCATTCATTTTCTTCTGGTCATTCGCAAGTCATGTTCACGGCAGCGGTTTTGTTCACTCTGGCATTTCCCAAGGGCAAATGGTTGTGGTTAACGATCGCAGTTCTGGCTTGCGCGACTCGCATTATGATTCAAGACCACTTCTTAAGTGACACAATCTTTGGAGCTTGTGTGGGTTACATGGGATCTTTGCTGGCCCTTAAATGGATGCGCAAAAGTAAGAACGCGATCGTTTAA
- a CDS encoding M48 family metallopeptidase, whose translation MSGSIELFDFANWAVELHRKPFRRSLSIYLYPNRPIKVVTNKITSQKTVLDFLAAKREWIEKNFIKFEAMAELYPRKTIKAGERFPFLGVERELKVVITLGKKSFVSVSDEQLFLHIPKAQWEANTSLEHHPKAIAEFRAFYKREAIKLLSQKVNHWANIMKLYPSQLKFREQKTRWGSCSSRKVLNLNWRLIVFSEEVMDYVVVHELAHLKHMDHSAKFWGVVEEFIPDYPRIVKTLKSSQNLTDFLSDRS comes from the coding sequence ATGAGTGGGTCGATTGAACTTTTTGATTTTGCTAACTGGGCGGTGGAGCTTCACCGTAAGCCTTTTCGCAGGTCTTTATCGATTTATCTCTATCCCAATCGTCCCATCAAAGTGGTGACTAACAAAATCACCTCGCAAAAGACCGTACTCGATTTCCTGGCCGCAAAGCGCGAATGGATTGAAAAGAATTTTATCAAGTTCGAGGCCATGGCCGAGCTTTATCCTAGGAAAACCATCAAAGCCGGGGAAAGGTTTCCGTTCCTAGGTGTAGAGCGTGAACTTAAAGTCGTGATCACTCTGGGTAAGAAGTCTTTTGTTTCGGTCAGTGATGAGCAATTGTTCTTACATATTCCGAAAGCCCAGTGGGAAGCGAACACCTCGCTTGAGCATCATCCCAAAGCCATTGCGGAATTCCGAGCGTTCTATAAGCGTGAAGCGATCAAGCTTTTGTCCCAGAAGGTGAATCACTGGGCGAACATCATGAAGCTTTATCCGTCGCAGTTAAAATTCCGCGAGCAGAAAACTCGTTGGGGGAGTTGCTCCTCCAGAAAAGTCCTAAATCTAAATTGGCGTTTGATCGTATTCAGTGAAGAAGTGATGGACTATGTGGTGGTGCATGAGCTTGCCCATTTAAAACACATGGATCACTCCGCAAAATTCTGGGGAGTAGTGGAAGAGTTCATTCCGGATTATCCAAGAATTGTGAAGACACTAAAGTCTTCACAAAACCTGACAGACTTTTTATCCGATCGTTCTTAA
- a CDS encoding serine/threonine protein kinase, which produces MDNNSSFYNLDPDKVLQAAENAGFYPTGEFAQLNSYENRVFDIKLEEPVEPNSQSKNVIAKFYRPNRWSKEAILEEHEFLLSLRNEGIPAVAPLFQGHDSTVSEVDGMYVAFFPKVLGRMPQEFLGDDYRKVGRLMAQVHNVGARKKAPHRPVLDTSYYGGWETLDNLQDWVTPELRGRYNAAAEDILYAIDDNFDPSEFIRIHGDCHKGNLLNNGTQFFLVDFDDFVNGPVVQDFWMLLSGDQETFGEEKDLIISGYEELREFPDHQWSWIPMLRGLRIISYAGWIAKRWIDPSFPRIFPEFNTYRYWAEEVEALEKIAWSINPS; this is translated from the coding sequence ATGGATAATAACTCTTCGTTTTATAATTTGGATCCCGATAAAGTTCTGCAGGCTGCAGAGAACGCCGGATTTTATCCGACTGGCGAATTTGCGCAGCTGAACTCCTATGAAAACCGCGTGTTTGATATCAAACTCGAGGAACCGGTCGAGCCCAACTCACAAAGCAAGAATGTTATTGCCAAGTTCTATCGCCCGAATCGCTGGAGTAAAGAAGCGATCTTGGAAGAGCACGAATTTTTGTTGTCGCTAAGAAATGAAGGCATCCCTGCTGTCGCTCCACTTTTTCAAGGACATGATTCCACGGTTTCTGAAGTGGATGGAATGTATGTTGCATTTTTTCCGAAAGTTCTAGGTCGCATGCCACAAGAATTTTTGGGAGATGATTATCGCAAAGTCGGAAGACTGATGGCGCAGGTTCATAATGTAGGCGCACGCAAGAAAGCTCCACATCGCCCTGTCCTGGATACAAGTTACTATGGTGGTTGGGAAACATTGGACAACTTGCAAGACTGGGTCACACCAGAACTGCGCGGTCGCTACAATGCCGCGGCTGAAGACATTTTGTATGCGATCGATGATAACTTTGATCCGTCTGAATTCATTCGCATCCATGGCGACTGTCACAAAGGAAATTTACTTAACAACGGAACACAATTTTTCCTGGTCGACTTTGATGATTTCGTAAACGGACCTGTGGTTCAGGATTTCTGGATGTTGCTATCTGGAGATCAGGAAACATTCGGCGAAGAAAAAGATTTAATTATTTCCGGCTATGAAGAACTGCGTGAGTTTCCGGATCATCAGTGGTCATGGATTCCCATGCTGCGTGGACTGCGCATTATTTCTTATGCAGGATGGATTGCGAAACGCTGGATAGATCCAAGTTTCCCAAGAATTTTTCCGGAATTTAATACTTACAGATATTGGGCAGAAGAAGTGGAAGCGCTGGAGAAAATCGCGTGGTCCATCAATCCATCTTAA
- a CDS encoding isocitrate dehydrogenase (NADP(+)), whose amino-acid sequence MKKIKVANPVVELDGDEMTRIIWKFIKEKLILPYLDIDIKYFDLGMEHRDATNDQVTVDSAEAIKKYNVGIKCATITPDEARVKEFNLKQMWKSPNGTIRNILDGTVFREPIICKNVPRLVPNWTAPICIGRHAFGDQYRATDFVTKGKGKLTVTFQPENGGETITHEVYNFKGDGVALTMYNTDESIKGFAHSCFNQALSKKWPLYLSTKNTILKKYDGRFKDIFEEIYQKEFKAKFEAAGITYEHRLIDDMVASALKWNGNFVWACKNYDGDVQSDTVAQGFGSLGLMTSVLVTPDGKTMEAEAAHGTVTRHYRQHQQGKPTSTNPIASIFAWTRGLEHRGNLDSNPELVKFAQTLEKVCVETVEAGFMTKDLAVCIYGDKVPADKYMNTEPFLNKLDENLKKALSM is encoded by the coding sequence ATGAAAAAAATCAAAGTTGCAAATCCCGTTGTTGAACTCGACGGCGATGAAATGACTCGTATCATCTGGAAATTCATCAAAGAAAAATTGATCCTTCCTTACCTAGACATCGACATCAAGTATTTCGATTTGGGCATGGAACATCGTGATGCTACTAACGACCAAGTAACTGTTGATTCTGCTGAAGCGATCAAAAAGTACAACGTTGGTATCAAATGCGCGACGATCACTCCAGACGAAGCGCGCGTTAAAGAATTCAACTTGAAACAAATGTGGAAATCACCAAACGGCACTATCCGTAACATCTTGGACGGTACTGTTTTCCGTGAACCAATCATCTGCAAAAACGTTCCTCGTTTGGTTCCTAACTGGACAGCACCAATCTGTATCGGCCGTCACGCATTCGGTGACCAATACCGCGCAACAGATTTCGTGACTAAAGGTAAAGGTAAATTGACTGTGACTTTCCAACCTGAAAACGGTGGCGAAACTATCACTCACGAAGTTTACAACTTTAAAGGCGATGGCGTTGCATTGACTATGTACAACACTGATGAGTCTATCAAAGGTTTTGCACACTCTTGCTTCAACCAAGCTTTGTCTAAAAAATGGCCTTTGTACCTTTCAACGAAAAATACAATCTTGAAAAAGTACGATGGTCGTTTCAAAGACATCTTTGAAGAAATCTACCAAAAAGAATTCAAAGCTAAATTTGAAGCTGCTGGCATCACTTACGAACACCGTTTGATCGATGATATGGTTGCTTCTGCATTGAAATGGAATGGTAACTTCGTATGGGCTTGTAAGAACTACGATGGCGACGTTCAATCAGATACAGTTGCACAAGGTTTCGGTTCTTTGGGCTTGATGACTTCAGTTCTTGTAACTCCAGATGGTAAAACAATGGAAGCAGAAGCTGCGCACGGAACAGTGACTCGTCACTACCGTCAACATCAACAAGGTAAACCAACGTCAACAAATCCAATCGCTTCTATCTTTGCTTGGACTCGTGGTCTTGAGCACCGTGGTAACTTGGATTCAAATCCTGAACTAGTTAAGTTCGCTCAAACTTTGGAAAAAGTTTGCGTAGAAACTGTTGAAGCTGGTTTCATGACTAAAGACCTTGCGGTTTGCATCTACGGCGATAAAGTTCCTGCTGATAAATACATGAACACTGAGCCGTTCTTGAACAAACTTGATGAGAACTTGAAAAAAGCTCTTTCAATGTAG
- a CDS encoding VOC family protein: METNELYRGRLIDHIQLVVKDLESSKKFYLPIFETLQIPIGGQGPDFFWVDELFISSKESKAANGALTGRVHLAFQAKDRAMVDKFHEVAMKSGGKDNGKPGERPYHPGYYGAFVIDPDGNNIEAVFHGPAKKSSEAIKITF; encoded by the coding sequence GTGGAAACAAATGAATTATATCGCGGACGTTTGATTGATCACATTCAGTTGGTGGTGAAAGATCTTGAATCCTCAAAAAAATTCTATTTGCCGATCTTTGAAACCTTACAAATCCCGATTGGTGGACAGGGACCGGACTTTTTTTGGGTAGACGAGCTATTTATTTCATCCAAGGAAAGCAAAGCGGCGAATGGTGCACTCACAGGCCGTGTTCATTTGGCGTTTCAAGCTAAGGATCGTGCTATGGTCGATAAGTTCCATGAGGTGGCGATGAAGTCAGGCGGAAAAGACAACGGCAAGCCAGGCGAGCGCCCCTACCATCCAGGCTATTATGGCGCCTTCGTGATTGATCCTGACGGCAACAACATCGAGGCCGTTTTCCACGGCCCAGCAAAAAAATCGAGCGAAGCCATCAAGATCACTTTCTAA
- a CDS encoding NAD(P)-dependent oxidoreductase codes for MKILVTGAAGYKGTQLVDLLLASGHEVFALDDFRYNQKVFQGHLKNRKFQLKKTDVRNHSAYLEWLKQADAFIPLACLTGAPVCEKFTDLATAINHQAIADALKLLSKNQAVLFPMTNSGYGVGGEAHCDENSPLKPLSHYARLKVETEKAVLDHGNSVSFRFATLFGASYRMRYDLLVNDFMWKAQTDKEIHLFEGHFRRNFLHVADAARVYVHALENWNHLRGEIFNVGLTAANMTKLELCQEIKKIIPDLKITANHDMKDPDKRDYVISNGKIEATGFNCKYTLHDGLKELKDIFVLGRTSEDSNQ; via the coding sequence ATGAAGATCCTAGTTACAGGGGCCGCAGGTTATAAAGGAACGCAACTCGTTGATCTACTTTTGGCTTCAGGCCACGAAGTCTTTGCGCTGGATGATTTCCGCTATAACCAGAAAGTTTTTCAAGGCCACCTAAAAAACAGAAAGTTTCAGCTAAAGAAGACAGACGTCAGAAATCATTCAGCCTATCTTGAATGGCTGAAGCAAGCCGATGCCTTTATTCCACTTGCATGTTTAACGGGTGCCCCGGTTTGCGAGAAGTTCACAGACCTTGCGACCGCTATCAACCATCAGGCCATTGCTGATGCATTGAAACTCCTCTCTAAAAACCAAGCAGTTCTTTTCCCAATGACCAACAGTGGTTACGGCGTGGGAGGCGAGGCTCATTGTGACGAGAATAGCCCCTTAAAGCCCTTATCCCATTATGCGAGATTAAAAGTGGAAACGGAAAAAGCGGTCCTTGATCACGGCAATTCGGTTTCCTTTCGTTTCGCGACTCTGTTCGGAGCAAGCTATCGCATGCGCTATGATCTTCTGGTGAATGATTTTATGTGGAAGGCGCAAACGGATAAAGAAATTCATCTGTTTGAAGGCCACTTTCGCCGAAACTTCCTGCACGTCGCAGATGCCGCCCGCGTTTACGTGCACGCTCTGGAAAACTGGAATCACCTGAGAGGCGAAATATTTAACGTTGGTTTGACCGCCGCAAATATGACTAAGCTTGAACTCTGCCAAGAAATTAAAAAGATTATTCCCGATTTAAAGATCACAGCGAATCACGACATGAAAGATCCCGATAAAAGGGACTACGTGATTTCTAACGGCAAAATCGAAGCAACGGGCTTTAACTGTAAATACACGCTGCACGATGGTTTAAAAGAGCTTAAGGATATCTTTGTCCTTGGCCGAACTTCTGAAGATTCAAATCAATAA
- a CDS encoding transketolase family protein: protein MAQSEMSQRDAFLSELYERGKIDRDVVLISADMGAPALDLIRRNLPGQFYNAGISEQNAILVASGLALEGKKAFTFAIASFITVNCLEKIRVQMSIMKLPVQIIGVGGGFSYADSGPTHHGIEDVAVMRAFPNIEILNISSSVNAEAAAKYVLEHPKTPRYIRLDREVLPHVPGESEMNFSTGFRYIRKTRSLKALLVTGNLVAKVPEIMKSNKELNIIEVARLDKVHESLRKELQPFSHVICLEEHFKNGGLGTLIAETVVDWNLKCAVKRMALSMEGGYTYKYGGREVLRADLGLNIAEFFEEVMA, encoded by the coding sequence ATGGCGCAATCAGAAATGTCACAACGTGATGCTTTTCTTTCTGAACTTTACGAGCGCGGTAAAATTGATCGCGATGTTGTTTTGATTTCCGCGGACATGGGAGCTCCGGCTCTGGATCTGATCCGTCGCAATTTACCGGGCCAGTTTTATAACGCCGGTATTTCAGAGCAAAATGCCATTCTTGTAGCTTCTGGTTTGGCTTTGGAAGGAAAGAAAGCATTTACTTTTGCTATCGCTTCTTTCATCACAGTGAACTGCCTTGAAAAAATTCGCGTGCAAATGTCGATCATGAAACTTCCCGTGCAAATCATTGGCGTGGGTGGAGGATTCAGTTACGCAGACTCAGGGCCCACTCATCACGGAATTGAAGATGTCGCTGTGATGCGCGCGTTCCCAAATATCGAAATCTTAAATATCTCAAGCTCGGTGAATGCTGAAGCTGCAGCCAAATACGTTCTAGAGCACCCAAAAACTCCACGCTATATTCGTCTGGACCGTGAGGTACTTCCACATGTCCCAGGTGAGTCCGAGATGAATTTCTCAACAGGCTTTAGGTACATCAGAAAAACCAGATCTTTAAAAGCGTTGCTGGTGACGGGAAATCTGGTGGCGAAAGTTCCTGAAATCATGAAATCGAATAAGGAACTTAATATCATCGAGGTCGCAAGACTTGATAAAGTTCACGAAAGCCTTCGTAAAGAGCTGCAACCATTCTCCCATGTTATCTGCCTTGAAGAGCATTTCAAAAACGGCGGCTTGGGAACTTTGATTGCCGAGACAGTGGTCGATTGGAATTTGAAATGCGCAGTAAAACGCATGGCCTTAAGTATGGAAGGTGGTTACACCTATAAGTACGGCGGCCGAGAAGTTTTAAGAGCCGACCTCGGTCTTAATATTGCTGAATTCTTTGAAGAAGTGATGGCATGA